The Acidobacteriota bacterium genome segment GTTGGATGGTCAATTTGGGGCTGCTGATTCCGCCCAGCTCGCGGCCACGCAACGAGTCCGGTCAGTGGCTCTATGTCGGCCCGGACGGTGCCGAGCGCCGGTTCTACAACAGCCTGGTGCCCAGCGGGCCGACATCGGCCAACGTCTACTACAGCCGCGACAACAGCTATCTGCGGCTGAAGGTGCAGGGCAACACGCGCACCGTCGAGTTCCCGAACGGCGAGATCCACACCTTCGATTCTTCCGGCCAGCTCACCCGCCAGGAGGATCGCTATGGCAACTACCTCTCCATCGCTCGTTCCGGCAGCGGCTTGACCTGGACCCTGCGCGACGGCCGCGGCTCCACGGTGCAGCGCACCCACACCATCCAGTTCGTCTCGAAGCCGATGGATCAGGGCAACCGCAGGCTGATCAAGAGCATTCGGCTGGCGGCCTTCGGCGGACAAACGGCGACCTATACCTTCGATTACGAAGAGGTCAATCTCGAGCGCCCCTGCCCCTACGAAGAAAGGGTCACCTCGCCCTTCATTCCGGCCCTCGGGCCGATCGCCAAGGTGCAGCTCCTGCGTTCCGTCACCTTCCCGGACGGCTCCCAGTACTGGATGCCGTCGAGCCAGCACTTCACTTCCCACAGCACTGGCTGCGCCAAGGTCGGTCTGCTGAAACGCCTGCGGTTGCCGACCATGGGCGAGATCGAGTGGAACTACGCGCCCTATGTCTTTCCGCAGGGTAACGACGGCAGCCAGGGCCCCGATCCGGCGCCCCAGCCCTGGCAGACGCAGCCGCCGGGGGTGATCTCGCGCACCCTGCGTTCGGTGGGCGGGTCGCAGGTCGGCACCTGGACCTACACGCCGTCCTTCGACCTCACCAATACCGGTCCTCTGCAGGGAGGCGTGCGCCCGGTCGAGCTGGTGCGGACGGTGGTCTCGCCGGAGAACGACAAGACCGTCTATTACTTCGCCGGCCACATCGCGGTACCGCCGGAGACCAACTCGCGGCGTTGGGAGTACGGCTTGCCCTACTCGCCCCTACGCAGCATCGGTAGCGGCAGTAATCGCCTCTACAAGTCGGCGGTGTTCTTCGAGGGCAACGGCAACAACGCCCGGCGCACCCTGTGGGTGCGCTACGAGCGCGACCCGGGAGGCTTTCTCCACGCCATCGACCTCAACCGGCGCGAGGTACGCCGACGCCTGGACTACACGGGCGGCACCTTCGCCGAAGAGCGGCGCTCCGACTTCGATGGTCTCGGCCACTACCGCACCATGACCACCGCCGGCAACTTCGGTTCCGCCAACGTGCGCACCGAGTACACCAATTACAACCCCGGCAACGGCGTCCCCTCGCCGAGCCAGCCGTGGATTCTGGAGACCTACACCGAGACCCGCCAAACGGAGGGCTCGGCGAGCGAGCGCCAGACCTACTGCTTCGATTCCAACACCGGAGCGCTGCTGCGCAAGCGGCTGTTGCAGAACGCCGCCGGTGAGGGACGCGACGACGTACTGGTGAATTACTCCCGCGACGCCCGTGGCCAGGTCTTCCGCGAGCGTTACTTCGGTGCCGACTCGCGCAATCTGTCGACCAGCGCCAACCTGTGCACCTTGCCGCTGACCAACTGGGACTACCGCATCGACCACGAGCACGCCTGGGGCAGCCTGCGCCGGTCGCGCTACTGGGCCAGCGGTTCGGTCGCCATGCCGTTCTATTCGGTGGATCTCGACATCGACCGCGGCACCGGTCTCGCCGCCGCCAGCCGCGACGTCTCCGGGCTGCAGACCGACTTCGAGTTCGACCAGCGTGGCCGCGTCACCTGGATCAAGCCGGCGGCCGGTCACGGCGCCTGGCGTCAGTTCATCTACGACGTCGCCACCAACGGCAACAACCTGGCGCGGGTTCGCAGCCTGCATCGCCGCAACGGTTCGAAGACCAATCCGGTGCTCGACCGCAACGAGATCGTCTTCGACGCTTACGGCCGGGTGGCGCAGGAGCGTGAGCTGATGCCCGCCGGGGTCTGGGTCGGACGGACGACGCGCTACAACGCCATGGGCTGGGTCACGCGGCGGTCCGAGCGCCAGTCCGGCAACCCGTCGAAATGGACCCTGTTCCTCAATCACGATGCCTTCGGTCGGCCGCGCACCATCCAGCCGCCGGACGGACCTCAGCACAACGTCACCCTGAGCTACTCCGGCGTGCGCTCGGTATCCCGCACGGTGCGGGTGCGCATGTCCGGCAACACGGCGTCGCTTCCGCTGACGGCGGCGACCACCGTCGAGACCTTCGATCGCCAGGGCCGTCTGTGGAAGGTCGACGAGCCGATCGGTGGCCTACACGCCACCTTCAGCTACGACGCGGGGAACCGGCTGACCAAGGCCCAGGCGAGCGGCAACGGGGTCAACCAGGTGCGCGAGCTGCGCTACGACGGTCGCGGCTTCCTCAAGTCCGAGCGTCATCCCGAGAAGGCCTCGGCGCTGTCCGGAGGCTGGATCGACTACAACGACCACGATGCCCGGGGCCATGCCCGCCAAAGCTTCGACAACGGCCAGACTCTGGTCTTCGACTACGACAAGGCCGAGCGCTTGGTGCAGGTGCGAGTGCCCAATGGTCGCACCATCAAGGGCTTCGTCTACGGCGGCAGCAACAGCGGCACCAACCGGCGCCTCGGGCGGTTGTGGAAAGCGACCCGCCACAACCGTGCGGAGGCGCCCTGGGCGCCCGGCAGCTTCGGCACCATTTCGGTGACCGACGAGTATGAGTACCGCGGGCGGGACGGGCGAGTCAGCCACCGCACCACCCGCATCGGTCCGAACACCGCCTTCCGCACCACCTGGGCCTACGACGATCTCGGCCAGGTGATCCGTCTCGGCTACCCGCGCTGCACCCACTCGGTTTGCACCTCGAGTGACCCCGGGCCGCCGCGCAACCAGGCCTTCACCTACGACAACGGCCGTTTGCGCTCGGCTTCCGGTGGAGTCAACTTCATCGGTTACCACGACAGTGGTCTGACCGCCCAGATCAGCTTCACCAATCAGACCCTCTACCGCATGCTGCCGGATCCCAACGGTATGCGACGGCCCGCGGACATTCGCTTGACCCTCGCCGACGGCACCGACCTCGGCTTCGACCAGCATCGCTACGACGGTGCCGGCAACCTGATCGCGCGCGGCAACAACTATTTCCACTACGACCGCCTGTCGCGGCTGACGCGCTTCCAGATGGGTGACCAGGGAGATACCCGCTACCAGGCCTACGGCTACGACACCTTCGGCAATCTGCAGAGCCTCACTCATTTCGATGGCGTCAGGACCAGGACTCGTGCCTTCGCCATGAACCGGCCGAAGAATCAACTATCGGCAGCGGTCTACGACGGCCGCGGCAACCTGCTGCGGTGGGGGACCGAAGGCTACCGTTGGGATGAGCTGAACAGCTTGGTGCAGCGCAACTTCCCGGCCGAGACCTACATTTACGACGCCGAGGATCGGCGGGTGATGAGCCTGCGCATGGCGGGCACCCAGATTGCCGGTTTGCACGAGACCTACAGCCTGCGCGACCTCGATGGCAAGGTGCTGACCCTCTACCGAACGGTCGGTGGCTCCGGCGGCGCCTGGGACTGGGACCGCGACTACGTTCACGACGACCAGGGACGAATGATGTTCGTCCATACGGACGAGGCGGCGCCGCGCAACCAGCATTTCTTCGCCCTCGACCACCTCGGCTCGCCGTTGATCACCACCGACGCCCAGGGCGCCTTCATGGAGCAGGCGCTCTACTGGGGATTCGGTGAGGACGCCGGCTCGACCACCACCGACGTGCGCCGCTTCACCGGTCACGAGCGAGATCCTGGTCGCCCCGGCTCGCTCGACGACCTCGACTACATGCTGGCGCGCTACTACTCCCCCTGGACCGGGCGCTTCCTGAGCCTCGATCCGTCGCGCGAGTCCTTCGATCCGAAGAACCCGCAGAGCTGGAACCGCTACGCCTACGTGCTCAACAATCCGCTCAAGCTCACCGACCCCACCGGAGAGGTTCCGGTGATTGCGATCGCCATCGGTCTGGCGGTCAGTGGCTTCCTCTCGACGTCGGCGGCCAATGCCCCGGAGTCGGTGGATACGCCGCTGATTC includes the following:
- a CDS encoding RHS repeat-associated core domain-containing protein; the encoded protein is MKRHPLRRLAMLALLAMALPILAWGNTQHPNVKRGLATESAFQIGDIDHVNLFNGGLTITVPIGGRYDVGADLSYSLNLVYSNQLWDWETLCDTTVAPPSFLCQHQPKAGLDFNAGFGWMVNLGLLIPPSSRPRNESGQWLYVGPDGAERRFYNSLVPSGPTSANVYYSRDNSYLRLKVQGNTRTVEFPNGEIHTFDSSGQLTRQEDRYGNYLSIARSGSGLTWTLRDGRGSTVQRTHTIQFVSKPMDQGNRRLIKSIRLAAFGGQTATYTFDYEEVNLERPCPYEERVTSPFIPALGPIAKVQLLRSVTFPDGSQYWMPSSQHFTSHSTGCAKVGLLKRLRLPTMGEIEWNYAPYVFPQGNDGSQGPDPAPQPWQTQPPGVISRTLRSVGGSQVGTWTYTPSFDLTNTGPLQGGVRPVELVRTVVSPENDKTVYYFAGHIAVPPETNSRRWEYGLPYSPLRSIGSGSNRLYKSAVFFEGNGNNARRTLWVRYERDPGGFLHAIDLNRREVRRRLDYTGGTFAEERRSDFDGLGHYRTMTTAGNFGSANVRTEYTNYNPGNGVPSPSQPWILETYTETRQTEGSASERQTYCFDSNTGALLRKRLLQNAAGEGRDDVLVNYSRDARGQVFRERYFGADSRNLSTSANLCTLPLTNWDYRIDHEHAWGSLRRSRYWASGSVAMPFYSVDLDIDRGTGLAAASRDVSGLQTDFEFDQRGRVTWIKPAAGHGAWRQFIYDVATNGNNLARVRSLHRRNGSKTNPVLDRNEIVFDAYGRVAQERELMPAGVWVGRTTRYNAMGWVTRRSERQSGNPSKWTLFLNHDAFGRPRTIQPPDGPQHNVTLSYSGVRSVSRTVRVRMSGNTASLPLTAATTVETFDRQGRLWKVDEPIGGLHATFSYDAGNRLTKAQASGNGVNQVRELRYDGRGFLKSERHPEKASALSGGWIDYNDHDARGHARQSFDNGQTLVFDYDKAERLVQVRVPNGRTIKGFVYGGSNSGTNRRLGRLWKATRHNRAEAPWAPGSFGTISVTDEYEYRGRDGRVSHRTTRIGPNTAFRTTWAYDDLGQVIRLGYPRCTHSVCTSSDPGPPRNQAFTYDNGRLRSASGGVNFIGYHDSGLTAQISFTNQTLYRMLPDPNGMRRPADIRLTLADGTDLGFDQHRYDGAGNLIARGNNYFHYDRLSRLTRFQMGDQGDTRYQAYGYDTFGNLQSLTHFDGVRTRTRAFAMNRPKNQLSAAVYDGRGNLLRWGTEGYRWDELNSLVQRNFPAETYIYDAEDRRVMSLRMAGTQIAGLHETYSLRDLDGKVLTLYRTVGGSGGAWDWDRDYVHDDQGRMMFVHTDEAAPRNQHFFALDHLGSPLITTDAQGAFMEQALYWGFGEDAGSTTTDVRRFTGHERDPGRPGSLDDLDYMLARYYSPWTGRFLSLDPSRESFDPKNPQSWNRYAYVLNNPLKLTDPTGEVPVIAIAIGLAVSGFLSTSAANAPESVDTPLIPPRDLPLDTMAFDAALGAAGPALRSAGRGAVQVGAELVSSLSRGVRRGSRASRAIPLPSLSGSTRSTLFASATRNISQGGVTAIGRALQKHASRPGSFFQSAGGNAAQNAKMGASFLKFLLNNSASKVSFKNHRDFGLIIKIRLPNGAGAQFTENGKFIGLLEPFKK